Proteins encoded within one genomic window of Verrucomicrobiota bacterium:
- a CDS encoding BlaI/MecI/CopY family transcriptional regulator, translating to MKNRELPKISEAEWDVMKLLWDKAPRPVSEIVTELAAKNEWQPRTIRTLISRLVQKRALRARRQENRRVYEPAVSLDECVRHVGRSFLERVFGGAPVSMLLHFVKETDLTPDEIEKLKQALSEKARKS from the coding sequence ATGAAAAACAGAGAACTCCCCAAAATCTCCGAAGCCGAATGGGACGTGATGAAGCTCCTCTGGGACAAGGCGCCGCGGCCCGTCAGCGAAATTGTCACCGAACTGGCCGCCAAGAACGAGTGGCAGCCCCGGACCATCCGGACCCTCATCAGCCGCCTGGTCCAGAAACGCGCCCTCCGCGCCCGCCGCCAGGAGAATCGCCGCGTGTATGAGCCGGCCGTCAGCCTGGACGAATGCGTGCGCCACGTGGGCCGCTCCTTTCTGGAGCGCGTCTTTGGCGGCGCCCCTGTCTCCATGCTGCTTCATTTCGTCAAGGAAACGGACTTGACGCCGGATGAGATTGAAAAACTCAAACAAGCTTTATCCGAGAAAGCGAGGAAATCATGA